GGCGGTAGGGGCCGTGGGCAGGGCGAAGAACAGCACCAGAACTGCGGTTTCCATGGCCGGTAGCGCCAGAGTCCAGGCTACGCCCCAGGCCAGTAACGGCATCGCCAGCAGGCGCAATGCGCTGTTGCTGGTCAGTGCAGGAATTTCTCCACCCAGTTGTTCCGGCTTGAGTGCCGCACCGACGCAGAGCAGGCCCAGTGGCAGGCTGGCTGCGGCGAGCAGGCTGAGCAGGCGATCAGTGCCGCCCGGCAGGCCGATGCCCGTCAGGTTGAACAGTGCGCCACCGACGCAGGCGAGAATCAGCGGGTTCTTCAGGATCGGCAGCAGCAGGCTGCGTGCGCTGACACCGCGCTCGGCTGTGAGCGACCATACCGACAGCACGTTCACCGTCGGCACCATCAGGGCCAGCATCAGCGCGGCGAGCGTCAGGCCTTCCTGACCGAACAGGCTGCCGACCGCAGCCAGACCCAGGTAGGTGTTGAAGCGCAGGATGCCCTGGGTAAAGGCGCCAAAACGCCCCGCCGGCCAGCCGCGCAGGCGACGGACCAGCAGCAGCGCCAGCCAGGCGATGCCCAGGCCGAGCAGTACCGCCAGCGCCAGGCGCGGCAGCGCCGGGTTGTTCAGCGGTGCACGGGCCAGGCTGGAGAACAGCAGCGCAGGGAACAGGATGAAATAGTTGAGGCGCTCGGCGCCCGGCCAGAAAGCCTCGCTCGGGAACTCACGCAGGCGCAGCCAGTAGCCGGCAACGATCATGGCGAACAGAGGCCACAAGGCCAGCAACAGGTCTATCACGGGAACCCCCGGTGGTGGTGAGCGCTTATCTTGGTCAGCAGCGCCGGGCAATGCAAGGCGAAGGGGGCGCAAGATCGACGCGCATATGCCGGGGCAGAGTCGGAAAGACTATTGCCTGGGCTCCCGAGGCTAGGGCAGTTCCAGCCCGCCGTTGGCCTTGTGCAGCGCACGCAGGTGCTCGCCCAGCGCGACCAGGTTGGCCTCGTTGGCCTGCAGTTCGGCCAGGCGCTCGGGTTGCAGCAGCTTGCGTACCTCGCCATCGAGTTCGTCGCTGAGCTGGCGCAACTGCTGCTGCCGCTCGCGGCTGCGATCTTCCAGCCCCTGCCATTCGCTGCCTTGCGGCAGGCCGTAGCCGCCGTCGAGCAACTCAGCCGGGCGGCTGAGAAAGCCGCTGTTGGCGAGGATCTGCTCCAGCGCGGCGCCGGCCTTGTTCAGGCTCGGGTCACCGGCGGCGCGACCGGTGAGGTAGCGGCGTTTCAGTTCATCCTGGGCCAGCAGCAATTGCCGGCGCAACGCCGCCTGTTCCAGTAGCAAGAGGGCTGCGCTGGCGCGCAGATCGGCCTTGGCGAACCATTGGCTGCGAACCTGTGCGGGTTGTTCCAGCCAGGTTTCGACGCTGTTCTGGGTGATTGGCAGACGCTCGCGCAGAACGCGGAACATCGCCTGGTAGCGTTCGCGGAAGGAGTCGAAGCGATAACCCAGGCGCAGCGCCTCGCGCGGGTCGGCGAGCACGCTGGTGTCAGCCAGGCCGCGGGCATCCATCAGCTCCAGCAGGCCATTGGGCAGGATGCTGTCCAGTGCATGCAGGCGCGGGTTGGCGGTGCCGCTGCGCAGCAACTTGAGGGTTTCCACCGCGCAGTTGTTGGAAACGAAGTAGTAATCGCCGTCATAGCTCCAGTGCTGCTCGGCAGCGCGTACCACCAGCTGTTCGACCTCATCGCGCGACAGGCGCAGCGGCACCGAGGCCAGGCTGCGCAGTTCGACCTTGGTGTATTCGTCGATCACCTGCTCCAGCGGCAGGACGAACAGGCGCGAGGGATAGACGCCGGTCAGACCGTCCCAGCTCGATAGCTGCACATCGCCGACGAAGGCACGGTAGGAGAGCACCAAGTGATGGTCGAGATCCAGGCGGCAGTCCGGGCCGCGCGGCCGGTCAGGTGCGCAGACCACCAGACGCAACATGCTGTGGCCCCAGCGGCTCATCCAGGCATCGTTGGCCTCGGCGAGCAGGTAATCGACTTCGTAAACACGCTCGGGATCGAGCCGGCCCAGGGGCTGAACGGCAAAATCACGTCCGGCGTTGAGGTAGGGGTAGTCGCTGGCGCAGGGCTCACTGGGCGGCGTCCAGTCGAAGTGTTCGCGCAAGTAGCGCGCCAGTGAGGGGCGGCGGCAGGCGTAGCTGGGGTCGAGCAGAAAGTATTCGAGGTTGACCGCGACGAACTCCAGCGGATTGCTCAGTTCGTAGCTGTCCGGGCTGCGTGCGACCTGACCATTGTCCAGGTCGCGCGCGCCGCGCTGGCCGACTCGCTGCTGCCAGCCGGCCAGATCCAGCAGGCGTGGGTCGTCGCTGAGGGTGAAGCGTCGTTCGGTCTGGCCACGGCAGTCGTCGGGCAGCCCGACCAGACCCAGCACGTTGGCGCGTTGTCGACAGTGGCTGATATGGCGGCGCTCGGCTGCAGACCAGAGGCGGGCACGATCGTAGAGGTGGGTCAGCTCATGCAGCAGCGTGGCCAGCAGTTCCTGGCGCTGTGTACCGTGCGGGCGACCTGTCGGGTTGCGTGCCGCCGAGCCATCGACCAGAGCGGGCAGCAGTCCGGCATTCAGTTCGATACCGCTGAATCGCCCGACCTGGCCGTAAACCTCCGCGGGCAGCCCCCTGCGCCAGCTGACCTTTACCTCGCGATCCAGACGCTGAACGAAGCGAGGTGGCAAGGCGGCCAACGCCTCGTCCAGCAGGTTTTGGCTCGCCTGGCGCTGCGCTGCATCCAGAGCGCTGTCGTCCAGCGTCAGACGCAACTGCGCCTGGGTGGCGCCTGCGGTCAGTGCCAGCAGTGCACCGCAGCACCAGGCGAGAAGGTGGGTCACAGAGCGAGAATGGCTTCGGCCAGTTGCAGATCGCTGGCCGCCTGCGCTTCGGGCAGTTGCTGACGAATGGTCTGCAGTGCCGCTTCCAGTTGCGCGCCGCGAATCTTGCCGGCGCTGGCGACGAAGCTGGCAGCGTCGTCACGCGCCTGTACCACGGCCTTCATATCGCGCAGCGACGTGGTGGTGTCGGATGTGAAGTTGATGCTGCGATCCAGTGCGCGTACCACGATGTTGCTGGTGGCAACCACGGTTTGCGCCTGGGCGATACCGCTGAACAGGGCGCAAGCGGTGAAGGCAATGGCGAACGAACGACGCATGATAATAGGCTCCGAGAACGGCAGACGGACGGTTTGACGTAGACAGGCCGGCGCGGTTCCCCCGCGCCAGGCAGGTGGCGAAGTTTACGGGGTGCGGCGCCAGCGGTCAGCAGCGCGTCACGTGTACAGGGTTTTCACAGTGTGAGGATGGCCCTGGCCAGTGCGAGGTCATCGGCCTTGGCCAGTTCGGCGTCGTGGCCACGAATCTGCAGCAGGGCGGCTTCGAGCAGGGCGCTGCGAATGGCGCCGTCGCTGGCAACGAAGCTGGCGGCATCCTCGCGGGCTGCGCGCAACTGTTTCATGTCGCGCAACGAGCTGGTTGCGTCCGAGGTCGTCTCGGCGCTGCCGGCCAGGGCGCTGCCCAGGGTATCGGTTGTTGCGACCAGGCTGCTGGCGCAGGCGCTGCCCGCCAGCCCGAGCGATAACAGGGCTGCAACCAGGGATTTGTTCAGATGCATTGGGATAACTCCGGTGGGGCGGGTCGATGTTCTGCCTGCTCGCGAAGCTTAGCCCAACGTCCCGGGCAGCTCCATTGCAGGCCGGGGTATTGAGAGGTGTTGACAACGCGATCCATGGCCTTCTGCCGATGATGGAGAGATGGCAGTGTCTGGCCTGGCGGGCGCCAGGAGAGGGCTGATGGAAGCGGAGGGAATTGTGCAGGGCAGCAGAGGCGTTTGGGAAACTGTACCGCTCGCATGAACGATGACTGCCCCAGATAAAACGAAAGCCCCACCGCAGCAGAGACGGTGGAGCTCTCAGAAGATCCCGATTAGGGGATGGAGCAAAGCAGGGTGTTAGCGCCAGAACGGCTTACGCAGTTCGACGTAGCGCTGATTTTCGGTGATGCCGGCGTCGGCGAGCAGGCGGGCATCCAGTCGAGCCAGTTGACGACGGCTGACGATGCGACGCCGCCACATTGCGAGGGTGGCAAGCACACGGAGCGGCCAGGCGGATTTGTCGCTGGCAACGCTGTGAGTTTGAAGCAGGGCGGAACTGAGGGTACGTTCCATGGTGGTCATCCTTCCGCTTGTGGCGGGACTGGTGTTTGCTTTCGATGAGCAAATTATCCCGAGCGCTGCCGGGACTCAGTAGTCACAGCTGGATGAAATTGTTGTGCTATTAGATAGGTTGCTTTGTAACTGTTCGGTCAGGAATCGATGGAACTGTACTGGCCATAAGTGGAAAAACTGGGTGCAACCGTTTTATGCGAGATTTTTAACTGGGTGCAACCCGGTTTGTTTGGTTTTTAGAGCGGTACAGTTTGGAATTGATCGGCTGTAATAGCTGACCTGAAAATCAGATTCTTCTCCCTGTGCCATAAATGAGAAACCCGGCACGTGGCCGGGTTTCCTGTCTGGCTGGTCAGGCTTTTATTCCACTGCCTTGACCATGTCCTCGATGACCTTCTTGGCGTCGCCGAAGACCATCATGGTCTTGTCCATATAGAACAGTTCGTTGTCCAGGCCGGCGTAGCCGCTGGCCATCGAGCGCTTGTTGACGATCACGGTCTTGGCCTTGTACGCCTCGAGGATCGGCATGCCGGCGATCGGCGACTTCGGATCGTTCTTCGCGGCCGGGTTGACCACGTCGTTGGCGCCGAGCACCAGCACCACGTCGGTCTGGCCGAACTCGGAGTTGATGTCCTCCATTTCGAACACCTGCTCGTACGGTACCTCGGCCTCGGCCAGCAGCACGTTCATATGGCCCGGCATACGACCGGCCACCGGGTGGATCGCGTACTTCACGGTCACGCCACGGTGGGTCAGCTTTTCCGCCAGCTCCATCAGTGCGTGCTGGGCACGGGCTACTGCCAGACCGTAACCGGGCACGATGACCACGGTGTCGGCGTTGGTCAGGAGGAAGGCGGCGTCGTCGGAAGAGCCGGACTTCACGCTGCGCTGCTCCTGGCTGCCGCCGGCGGCACCCGCGTCGGCATCGGCGCCGAAGCCACCGAGGATGACGTTGAAGAACGAGCGGTTCATCGCCTTGCACATGATGTACGAGAGGATGGCGCCCGAAGAGCCCACCAGCGAACCGGCGACGATCAGCATCGAGTTGTTCAGCGAGAAGCCGATACCGGCGGCCGCCCAGCCCGAATAGGAGTTGAGCATCGAGACCACCACCGGCATGTCGGCACCGCCGATGGGGATGATGATCAGCACACCGATGACGAAGGCCAGGGCTACCAGTGCGGCGAAGGCGGTGATGTCGCCGGTGAAGGTGTAGTACAGGCCGAGGCCGAGAATCGCCAGGCCGATCACCAGGTTGACCAGATGCTGGCCCTTGAACACCACAGGTGCGCCCTGGAACAGGCGGAACTTGTACTTGCCCGACAGCTTGCCGAAGGCGATCACCGAACCGGAGAAGGTGATGGCGCCGATGGCTGCGCCGAGGAACAGCTCCAGGCGGTTACCGGCCGGAATCGGATCGAGCATGCTGGCGACGATGCCCAGCGACTGCGGCTCGACCACCGCGGCGATGGCGATGAACACGGCGGCCAGGCCGATCATGCTGTGCATGAAGGCGACCAGCTCCGGCATCTTGGTCATCTCGACGCGCTTGGCCATGATGGTGCCAACGCTGCCGCCGACCAGCAGGCCGACGATGACGAAGCCCAGGCCCTGAATGGCCAGCTCGCTGCCCAGCTTGTGGATCAGGCCTACGGTGGTCAGTACGGCGATGGCCATGCCGACCATGCCGAACAGGTTGCCGCGCCGCGACGTGGTCGGGTGCGACAGGCCCTTGAGCGCCTGGATGAAGCACACCGAGGCGACGAGGTAGAGAACAGTGATCAGGTTCATGCTCATGGTCAGTGCTTCTCCGCCTGCGCTTTCGGCGCCTTCTTCTTGAACATTTCCAGCATGCGTCGGGTGACCAGGAAACCACCGAACACGTTGACCGCGGCCAGTGCCACGGCCAGGGTGCCCATGGCCTTGCCCAGCGGGGTGACGGTCAGCGCGGCGGCCAGCATGGCGCCGACGATGACGATGGCGGAAATCGCGTTGGTCACGGCCATCAGCGGCGTGTGCAGGGCCGGGGTGACGTTCCACACCACGTGGTAGCCGACATAGATGGCCAGCACGAAGATGATCAGGTTGTAGATGCCGTCGGAAATCAGATCCATGTCCCTACTCCTTAGCCGTTCTTGCGCACGACTTCGCCGGCGTTGCACATCAGGCAGGCCGCGACGATGTCGTCTTCGAGGTTGAGCTGGAACTGGCCTTCCTTGTCGATCACGAGCTTGAGGAAGTCCAGCAGGTTGCGTGCGTAAAGCGCGGAAGCATCCGCCGGCACCAGTGCGGCCAGGTTGGTGTGGCCGACGATGGTCACGCCGTGCTTGACCACCACCTGATCCGCCTCGGTCAGCGGGCAGTTGCCGCCCTGGGCGGCCGCCAGGTCGATGACCACCGAGCCCGGCTTCATTTCCGCAACGGTGGCCTCGTGCAGCAGCGTCGGCGCCTTGCGGCCCGGGATCAGCGCAGTGGTGATGACGATATCGGCCTGCTTGGCGCGCTCGTGCACGGCCTTGGCCTGGCGCTCCATCCACGAGGCCGGCATCGGCCGGGCATAGCCGCCAACGCCCTGTGCGCATTCGCGCTCTTCATCGGTCTCGAACGGCACGTCGACGAACTTGGCGCCGAGCGACTCGATCTGCTCCTTCACCGCCGGACGCACGTCGGAGGCCTCGATCACCGCACCCAGGCGCTTGGCGGTGGCGATGGCCTGCAGACCCGCAACACCTGCACCAAGGATCAGGATGCGCGCGGCCTTTACGGTGCCGGCAGCGGTCATCAGCATCGGCATGAAGCGCGGGTAGTGGTGCGCAGCCAGCAACACGGCCTTGTAGCCGGCGATGTTGGCCTGCGAACTCAGCACGTCCAGGCTCTGCGCACGGGAGGTACGCGGCGCGGCCTCCAGAGCGAAGGCGGTAATGCCACGGGCGTTCATGCGCGCGATGGTCTCGTTGCAGAACGGGTTGAGCATGCCCACCAACACGGCGCCGGCCTTCATGTGGGCAAGCTCGGCTTCGGTTGGTGCGACCACCTTCAGCACGAGGTCGGCGCCGAATGCGTCGGACTCATTGCCAATGGTCGCGCCAGCGGCCTGGTAAGCGCTGTCCGGAATGCTGGCGCTGATGCCGGCTCCAGCCTGTACGGTTACCTGATGACCTTGGCCGACCAGCTTCTTGATGGTCTCTGGGGTCGCGGCAACCCGCGTCTCCCCGGCATGGGTTTCGAGAGGAACACCGATGTGCACTTCTAATCTCCTGCGTGATCTTTTTGGTGAACCGGTGCACTGCGCTGGCACGCCGGCGATTGGGGATCAGCACATAACCCGCCGGAAGCGGCGAGCGCGGCGATTGTGCAATCGAACGTAACCCCTTACAAGAAGTTATGGAGCAAAAAAAATGGATTACTACAAGTAATAGGTCCATGAGGGATTTTTATATGGCGCGCAGGCCGCGCCATTCCTGATCAGACGCAGATCTGACAAGCCTTGCGCAGTCTTTCTACCATTCAGAAAGCGAATGACCGTTGGTCGCATTGGCCATTGTGTGAAAAGTGGCGAACACCACCGTTCAAAATAGTGGAATAGCCCGAAAGTACTGGCCTCGGTGCGAATGGATTCAAATATGGTCTTGTAGTGTGACTGATTTACCGCTACTCGTATTGCATTCGGTCGTGTTCGTCGATGTTGAGTGAATCAGGGTCGCTGCACGAGAATTATTCCTGCCGATAGCTGGCGGCCTGTGCGAGCAGCCAGTCGCGGAAGGCTTTGAGTGCCGAGGATTCAGCCTTGCGCTCGGGCACCATCAGGTAATAGGCGCGATCGTTGTTGGGCACGCTCCGATCGAGCGCGATGACCAGGCTGCCATCCTTCAATTCGCGCTGAATCAGAAATGGCGGGATGAGGGCGACACCCATTTCATGCTGCGCCGCCTGGGCCAACATGGAGAACAGCTCCAGTCGTGGGCCGGTCATGTCGCGGGCCACGCTCATGCCCTGGGCGGCAAACCACTGGCGCCAGGCGTAGGGGCGAGTGGTCTGCTGCAGTAAGGGCAGCGCAGCGATGCGCTCGGCATTCACCGGGGCGTCGCCGAGCAGCGCCGGGCTGCAGACCGGCAGCAGGTGTTCATGCATCAGGAAGTGCGCCTGTGTACCCGACCACTCGGCATCCCCGTAATAGATGGCGGCGTCGAAGTGGGTGTCGGCAAACAGGAATGGGCGCGTGCGGTTGGTCAGGTGGACCGTCACCTCCGGGTGCAGTTGTTGGAAGGCACGCAGGCGTGGCAGCAGCCACTGGGTGCCGAAGGTCGGGACCACGGCCAGCTCGATGCTGGTAGTACCCCGGTTACCCATCAGTGCCAGGGTGTCGCGCTCCACTGCATCGAGCTGCGCCGCGACCTTGCGGGCGTAGGCAATGCCGGCCTCGGTCAGCACTACGCCGCGTCTTGAGCGGCGAAACAGTTCGACATTGAGAAAGCTTTCCAGCCCGCCGATCTGCCGGCAGATCGCGCTCTGCGTAAGGCTCAGCTCCTCTGCAGCCTTGGTGAAACTCTGATGGCGAGCGGCCGACTCGAAGGCGACCAGTGCGGCAGTGCTGGGAATCTTGCGACGCATTTATGCGAAAGCCTCACTCATAAGCGACTTATTTGGCTGATTAAGCTATCTCGAAGTGAGTAAAAAGCACAGGACTGTGCGAAATCTGCGTTTGTCGTTCACGCCGAGCCGGCCTAGGATCAATGCCATTCAGGGTCGGCAGAAGCCGGCCGCTCACTTCACTGCTTCGAGGTTTCTCGCGATGGCCAAGGCAAGCTTCAACTGGATCGACCCGCTGCTGCTGGATCAGCAACTGACTGAAGAAGAGCGCATGGTGCGTGACAGTGCGCAGCAGTTTGCCAATGACAAGCTGGCTCCGCGCGTGCTGGAAGCTTTCCGCCATGAGCAGACCGACCCGAAGATCTTCCGCGAGATGGGCGAAACCGGCCTGCTCGGTGCGACCATTCCTGAAGCATACGGCGGCAGTGGTCTGAACTACGTTTGCTACGGTCTGATTGCCCGTGAGGTGGAGCGTATCGACTCCGGCTACCGTTCGATGATGAGCGTGCAGTCTTCTCTGGTGATGGTGCCAATCAACGAATTCGGCAATGAGGCGACCAAGCAGAAGTACCTGCCCAAGCTGGCCAGTGGCGAATACATCGGTTGCTTCGGTCTGACCGAGCCGAACCACGGTTCCGATCCGGGCTCCATGGTGACGCGCGCCAAGAAGGTCGAGGGCGGCTACCGCCTGACCGGCAGCAAGATGTGGATCACCAACAGCCCGATCGCCGACGTCTTCGTGGTCTGGGCCAAGGACGATGTTGGCGAGATTCGCGGTTTTGTGCTGGAAAAGGGCTGGGAAGGACTTTCCGCCCCGGCCATCCATGGCAAGGTCGGCCTGCGCGCCTCGATCACCGGCGAGATCGTCATGGACAACGTATTCTGCCCGGAAGAGAACGCCTTCCCGGATGTGCGCGGCCTGCGTGGTCCGTTCACCTGTCTGAACTCCGCTCGCTATGGCATCAGCTGGGGTGCGCTGGGCGCCGCCGAGTTCTGCTGGCATACCGCGCGCCAGTACGTGCTGGACCGCAACCAGTTCGGCCGGCCGCTGGCGGCCAATCAGCTGATCCAGAAGAAACTGGCCGACATGCAGACCGAGATCACCCTGGCGCTGCAAGGCTGCCTGCGCCTCGGCCGTATGAAGGACGAAGGCACCGCCGCCGTGGAAATCACCTCGATCATGAAGCGCAACAGCTGCGGCAAGGCGCTGGATATCGCACGCATGGCGCGTGACATGCTGGGTGGCAATGGCATCAGCGACGAGTTCGGCATCGCCCGCCATCTGGTTAACCTCGAAGTGGTCAACACTTATGAGGGCACGCATGACGTGCATGCGCTGATCCTCGGTCGTGCGCAGACCGGCATTCAGGCGTTCTTCTAACGCACGCAGCCCTCAACGATCCCCGGTGCGCGTGGCGCACCCTACGGAGAAGTCTCATGTCCGGTGCTCTGTCTCATATCCGCGTGCTCGATCTGTCGCGCGTACTGGCCGGCCCCTGGTGCGGGCAGATCCTGGGCGACCTCGGCGCCGAGGTGATCAAGGTCGAGCGTCCGGGCAGTGGAGATGACACCCGGCATTGGGGCCCTCCTTATATAAAGGACGCTGAGGGCAATGATTCGCGTGAGGCGGCCTACTTTCAGAGCGCCAATCGCAACAAGCAGTCGCTGACTCTGGATTTCACCAAGCCCGAGGGGCAGCGCCTGGTGCGTGAGCTGGTCGCACAGTGCGATGTGTTGCTGGAGAACTTCAAGGTCGGCGGGTTGGCAGCCTACGGACTGGATTATGAATCGCTGAAAGCGATCAACCCGCGGCTGATCTACTGCTCCATCACCGGATTCGGTCAGACCGGCCCCTATGCCAGGCGTGCCGGCTACGACTTCATGATCCAGGGGCTCGGTGGTCTGATGAGTCTGACCGGGCGTCCGGAGGGTGAAGAGGGCGCCGGTCCGATGAAGGTGGGGGTGGCATTGACCGATATCCTCACCGGTCTTTATGCCACCGTAGGCGTGTTGGCGGCGTTGAATCAGCGCGATCAGTCGGGTATCGGCCAGCATATAGATGTGGCGTTGCTCGATGTACAGGTCGCCTGCCTGGCCAACCAGGCCATGAACTATCTGTCTACCGGTGTATCGCCCAAGCGTCTGGGTAATGCACACCCCAACATCGTCCCCTATCAGGACTTCCCCAGCGCTGATGGCAACTTCATCCTGGCGGTGGGTAACGACGGTCAGTTCCGCAAGTTCTGTGAGGTCGCGGGTATTGCGCAGCTTGCAGATGATCCGCGCTTTGCCAGCAACAAGGCGCGGGTGGCGCATCGTGCCGAACTGATTCCGCTGCTGCGCCAGGCCACGGTGTTCAAGACCACGGCCCAGTGGATCGAATTGCTGGAGAAGGCCGGCGTGCCCTGCGGCCCTATCAACGACCTGGAGCAGGTATTCGCCGATCCGCAGGTCAAGGCCCGTGGTCTGCGCCTGGAATTGCCCAATGCCATGGGTAGCTCCACACCGCAGGTAGCCAGCCCGCTGCGCCTTTCGGTCACGCCGGTGGACTATCGCTCGGCGCCCCCTTTGCTGGGCCAGCATACCGAGTCGCTGCTGCAGGGGCTGCTCGGCCTGAACGAGGAACAGGTAACTGCGCTGCGCGAGGCCGGGGTGGTCTGAGTCGAATCTGCTGTTTAGGGCTGCAAGCACAGCGACTTCGACTTGTTCTGACCGTTCGCTCAGATATTTTTGGTTTTTTCCGCTTTTGGGGTTTACAGGCGTCCGGGGTGATGTAGAATGCGCGCCTCGCTGAGACGAACAGGGTTCGACGAGGCGCTAAGTTGTTGAAATAGAAAGAAATTTCTTAAAAACAACTTGACGA
The sequence above is drawn from the Pseudomonas sp. Z8(2022) genome and encodes:
- a CDS encoding NAD(P) transhydrogenase subunit alpha; the protein is MDLISDGIYNLIIFVLAIYVGYHVVWNVTPALHTPLMAVTNAISAIVIVGAMLAAALTVTPLGKAMGTLAVALAAVNVFGGFLVTRRMLEMFKKKAPKAQAEKH
- a CDS encoding acyl-CoA dehydrogenase, with translation MAKASFNWIDPLLLDQQLTEEERMVRDSAQQFANDKLAPRVLEAFRHEQTDPKIFREMGETGLLGATIPEAYGGSGLNYVCYGLIAREVERIDSGYRSMMSVQSSLVMVPINEFGNEATKQKYLPKLASGEYIGCFGLTEPNHGSDPGSMVTRAKKVEGGYRLTGSKMWITNSPIADVFVVWAKDDVGEIRGFVLEKGWEGLSAPAIHGKVGLRASITGEIVMDNVFCPEENAFPDVRGLRGPFTCLNSARYGISWGALGAAEFCWHTARQYVLDRNQFGRPLAANQLIQKKLADMQTEITLALQGCLRLGRMKDEGTAAVEITSIMKRNSCGKALDIARMARDMLGGNGISDEFGIARHLVNLEVVNTYEGTHDVHALILGRAQTGIQAFF
- a CDS encoding NAD(P)(+) transhydrogenase (Re/Si-specific) subunit beta, with protein sequence MSMNLITVLYLVASVCFIQALKGLSHPTTSRRGNLFGMVGMAIAVLTTVGLIHKLGSELAIQGLGFVIVGLLVGGSVGTIMAKRVEMTKMPELVAFMHSMIGLAAVFIAIAAVVEPQSLGIVASMLDPIPAGNRLELFLGAAIGAITFSGSVIAFGKLSGKYKFRLFQGAPVVFKGQHLVNLVIGLAILGLGLYYTFTGDITAFAALVALAFVIGVLIIIPIGGADMPVVVSMLNSYSGWAAAGIGFSLNNSMLIVAGSLVGSSGAILSYIMCKAMNRSFFNVILGGFGADADAGAAGGSQEQRSVKSGSSDDAAFLLTNADTVVIVPGYGLAVARAQHALMELAEKLTHRGVTVKYAIHPVAGRMPGHMNVLLAEAEVPYEQVFEMEDINSEFGQTDVVLVLGANDVVNPAAKNDPKSPIAGMPILEAYKAKTVIVNKRSMASGYAGLDNELFYMDKTMMVFGDAKKVIEDMVKAVE
- a CDS encoding AEC family transporter encodes the protein MIVAGYWLRLREFPSEAFWPGAERLNYFILFPALLFSSLARAPLNNPALPRLALAVLLGLGIAWLALLLVRRLRGWPAGRFGAFTQGILRFNTYLGLAAVGSLFGQEGLTLAALMLALMVPTVNVLSVWSLTAERGVSARSLLLPILKNPLILACVGGALFNLTGIGLPGGTDRLLSLLAAASLPLGLLCVGAALKPEQLGGEIPALTSNSALRLLAMPLLAWGVAWTLALPAMETAVLVLFFALPTAPTAYVLTRQLGGDSQLMAGIITLQTLLAAGSLVAIMMLLA
- a CDS encoding DUF2388 domain-containing protein encodes the protein MHLNKSLVAALLSLGLAGSACASSLVATTDTLGSALAGSAETTSDATSSLRDMKQLRAAREDAASFVASDGAIRSALLEAALLQIRGHDAELAKADDLALARAILTL
- a CDS encoding Re/Si-specific NAD(P)(+) transhydrogenase subunit alpha → MHIGVPLETHAGETRVAATPETIKKLVGQGHQVTVQAGAGISASIPDSAYQAAGATIGNESDAFGADLVLKVVAPTEAELAHMKAGAVLVGMLNPFCNETIARMNARGITAFALEAAPRTSRAQSLDVLSSQANIAGYKAVLLAAHHYPRFMPMLMTAAGTVKAARILILGAGVAGLQAIATAKRLGAVIEASDVRPAVKEQIESLGAKFVDVPFETDEERECAQGVGGYARPMPASWMERQAKAVHERAKQADIVITTALIPGRKAPTLLHEATVAEMKPGSVVIDLAAAQGGNCPLTEADQVVVKHGVTIVGHTNLAALVPADASALYARNLLDFLKLVIDKEGQFQLNLEDDIVAACLMCNAGEVVRKNG
- a CDS encoding DUF1127 domain-containing protein produces the protein MERTLSSALLQTHSVASDKSAWPLRVLATLAMWRRRIVSRRQLARLDARLLADAGITENQRYVELRKPFWR
- a CDS encoding DUF2388 domain-containing protein; protein product: MRRSFAIAFTACALFSGIAQAQTVVATSNIVVRALDRSINFTSDTTTSLRDMKAVVQARDDAASFVASAGKIRGAQLEAALQTIRQQLPEAQAASDLQLAEAILAL
- a CDS encoding DUF4105 domain-containing protein, whose amino-acid sequence is MTHLLAWCCGALLALTAGATQAQLRLTLDDSALDAAQRQASQNLLDEALAALPPRFVQRLDREVKVSWRRGLPAEVYGQVGRFSGIELNAGLLPALVDGSAARNPTGRPHGTQRQELLATLLHELTHLYDRARLWSAAERRHISHCRQRANVLGLVGLPDDCRGQTERRFTLSDDPRLLDLAGWQQRVGQRGARDLDNGQVARSPDSYELSNPLEFVAVNLEYFLLDPSYACRRPSLARYLREHFDWTPPSEPCASDYPYLNAGRDFAVQPLGRLDPERVYEVDYLLAEANDAWMSRWGHSMLRLVVCAPDRPRGPDCRLDLDHHLVLSYRAFVGDVQLSSWDGLTGVYPSRLFVLPLEQVIDEYTKVELRSLASVPLRLSRDEVEQLVVRAAEQHWSYDGDYYFVSNNCAVETLKLLRSGTANPRLHALDSILPNGLLELMDARGLADTSVLADPREALRLGYRFDSFRERYQAMFRVLRERLPITQNSVETWLEQPAQVRSQWFAKADLRASAALLLLEQAALRRQLLLAQDELKRRYLTGRAAGDPSLNKAGAALEQILANSGFLSRPAELLDGGYGLPQGSEWQGLEDRSRERQQQLRQLSDELDGEVRKLLQPERLAELQANEANLVALGEHLRALHKANGGLELP
- a CDS encoding CaiB/BaiF CoA transferase family protein, with the translated sequence MSGALSHIRVLDLSRVLAGPWCGQILGDLGAEVIKVERPGSGDDTRHWGPPYIKDAEGNDSREAAYFQSANRNKQSLTLDFTKPEGQRLVRELVAQCDVLLENFKVGGLAAYGLDYESLKAINPRLIYCSITGFGQTGPYARRAGYDFMIQGLGGLMSLTGRPEGEEGAGPMKVGVALTDILTGLYATVGVLAALNQRDQSGIGQHIDVALLDVQVACLANQAMNYLSTGVSPKRLGNAHPNIVPYQDFPSADGNFILAVGNDGQFRKFCEVAGIAQLADDPRFASNKARVAHRAELIPLLRQATVFKTTAQWIELLEKAGVPCGPINDLEQVFADPQVKARGLRLELPNAMGSSTPQVASPLRLSVTPVDYRSAPPLLGQHTESLLQGLLGLNEEQVTALREAGVV
- a CDS encoding LysR family transcriptional regulator, translating into MRRKIPSTAALVAFESAARHQSFTKAAEELSLTQSAICRQIGGLESFLNVELFRRSRRGVVLTEAGIAYARKVAAQLDAVERDTLALMGNRGTTSIELAVVPTFGTQWLLPRLRAFQQLHPEVTVHLTNRTRPFLFADTHFDAAIYYGDAEWSGTQAHFLMHEHLLPVCSPALLGDAPVNAERIAALPLLQQTTRPYAWRQWFAAQGMSVARDMTGPRLELFSMLAQAAQHEMGVALIPPFLIQRELKDGSLVIALDRSVPNNDRAYYLMVPERKAESSALKAFRDWLLAQAASYRQE